The Methanospirillum lacunae genome includes a window with the following:
- a CDS encoding AI-2E family transporter codes for MLTFSDYPQIDRFLFLGACCFIILTGFKMAGGFIGPLLMSVFAAIIFSFVSLWFQKKGFSVRTSGYIAFSIFVACLMIVGGIILFSVSPLISHLPKISEGISSNMHILQSSLSQFGIDMGSILPVTQMSGSLSAFSSDAVYSIIGQVSTLFIVLFTTLFLLLEASSFSRKIDVVLGSYKQELADRIHEFGSIVVDYVIIRTKVNLVTGAGFGIALVFLGVQDPLLWGVMMFILNFVPYIGFLIAVIPPAVLALIDISPLTAGLVILIASLVNLFSENIIFPELAGRGLELSPAIVFISMIFWGYFLGGSGVIVAIPLTVLLKMILESYPETRWAAHFIGPGLPEVKQ; via the coding sequence ATGCTTACCTTTTCTGATTATCCGCAGATTGACAGATTTCTTTTTTTAGGGGCCTGTTGCTTTATTATTTTAACTGGTTTCAAAATGGCTGGTGGCTTTATCGGGCCGCTCCTCATGTCAGTTTTTGCTGCGATCATCTTTTCGTTTGTCTCTTTATGGTTTCAGAAAAAAGGATTTTCTGTACGCACTTCAGGGTATATCGCTTTTAGTATCTTTGTCGCCTGTCTCATGATTGTAGGTGGTATCATTTTATTTTCGGTTTCGCCACTTATAAGCCATCTGCCAAAGATATCTGAAGGTATCAGTTCAAATATGCATATTCTTCAGTCTTCTCTCTCTCAATTTGGTATAGATATGGGGAGTATCCTTCCGGTCACACAGATGTCAGGATCACTTTCAGCTTTTTCCTCTGATGCTGTATATTCTATTATTGGTCAGGTTTCAACATTATTTATCGTTCTTTTTACCACACTGTTTCTTCTCCTGGAAGCGTCATCATTTTCTCGTAAAATAGATGTCGTGCTTGGATCCTATAAACAGGAACTTGCTGACCGGATTCATGAATTCGGATCTATTGTGGTAGATTATGTTATTATCAGGACAAAGGTCAATCTGGTTACCGGTGCAGGGTTTGGTATTGCACTTGTCTTCCTTGGAGTTCAGGATCCCCTGTTATGGGGGGTTATGATGTTTATATTAAATTTTGTTCCGTACATCGGATTTCTTATTGCAGTAATTCCCCCGGCAGTGTTGGCACTTATTGACATCAGTCCTCTTACTGCTGGTTTGGTGATACTCATAGCCTCACTGGTAAATTTATTCTCTGAAAACATTATTTTTCCAGAACTTGCAGGTCGTGGGTTGGAACTTTCACCAGCAATAGTCTTTATCTCTATGATATTCTGGGGATATTTTCTTGGAGGATCTGGTGTAATTGTTGCAATTCCGCTTACTGTTCTCCTTAAGATGATATTAGAGAGTTATCCTGAGACTCGATGGGCAGCTCATTTTATAGGTCCTGGATTGCCTGAAGTAAAGCAATAA
- a CDS encoding winged helix-turn-helix transcriptional regulator, with the protein MQYTNLGFACGLFLITLGFPLDCSVSENRISFEDEPENESDDQEHSSSFPWAHTGMNEHWRLSNLIADIDQALRTLHQFRGYRRITAHNVLENETRRKIFSIICSNPGIDMTRLAVLSDCNERTLRYHIDQIVEKDYITIYSPGKSFHFFENHNAFSLREQKFLSYYSSGQTGKILSLIHQKPGITRREIADYLGVASSTVTRMVQVLAQEECVRLVKEGKYTRHYLMSDLVSIIQRMIPA; encoded by the coding sequence ATGCAATACACCAATCTGGGTTTTGCATGTGGTCTGTTTCTCATTACACTTGGTTTTCCTCTTGATTGTTCTGTTTCAGAGAATAGAATTTCATTTGAGGATGAGCCGGAAAACGAATCTGATGATCAGGAGCACTCTTCATCATTTCCCTGGGCCCATACCGGGATGAATGAACATTGGCGATTATCAAATTTAATTGCTGATATCGATCAGGCACTCCGAACTCTTCATCAATTCAGGGGATACAGGAGAATTACAGCACATAATGTTCTGGAAAATGAAACCCGGAGAAAAATATTCAGTATTATCTGTTCAAATCCGGGTATTGACATGACCAGACTTGCCGTCCTCTCAGACTGTAATGAAAGAACTCTGCGTTATCATATTGATCAGATAGTGGAGAAAGATTACATTACAATATATAGCCCGGGAAAATCATTTCATTTCTTTGAAAATCATAATGCATTTTCTTTAAGGGAACAGAAATTTTTATCTTACTATTCCTCAGGCCAGACTGGAAAAATTCTATCATTAATTCATCAGAAACCTGGCATAACCCGCCGGGAGATTGCTGATTATCTGGGAGTGGCAAGCTCTACAGTTACTCGGATGGTTCAGGTGCTGGCACAGGAAGAATGTGTAAGACTTGTAAAAGAGGGGAAGTACACCAGGCATTATCTGATGAGTGATTTGGTTTCCATCATACAACGGATGATCCCGGCCTGA
- a CDS encoding PGF-CTERM sorting domain-containing protein: LAYDDNDLLVEVTSSSFKPTDKSQSGEFSGATGTVKVQQGTDGLNKWSFSVDASTFKPDEYIVRVSGVTVDAVETSLFNVVEAGGAPAAAKEPAAKVTPAAPAVNATKNATAAAPAANVTQQNATPTEKPTTVATTAAATAKPTEKATTVPTPEPTKKSPGFGAMAALAGLGAVAFFALRRN; the protein is encoded by the coding sequence CCTGGCATACGACGACAACGATCTGCTCGTTGAGGTTACTTCATCCTCATTCAAGCCGACCGACAAGTCACAGAGCGGTGAGTTCAGCGGCGCAACCGGAACTGTCAAGGTCCAGCAGGGCACTGACGGTCTGAACAAGTGGAGCTTCAGCGTTGACGCATCCACCTTCAAGCCAGACGAGTACATCGTCCGTGTTTCCGGTGTAACTGTTGATGCAGTTGAGACTTCACTGTTCAACGTTGTTGAGGCAGGCGGCGCTCCGGCAGCAGCAAAAGAGCCGGCAGCAAAGGTTACCCCAGCAGCACCAGCAGTTAACGCAACCAAGAACGCAACTGCAGCAGCACCAGCAGCAAATGTTACTCAGCAGAACGCAACTCCAACCGAGAAGCCAACCACTGTAGCAACAACTGCAGCAGCAACCGCAAAGCCAACCGAGAAGGCAACCACCGTTCCAACCCCTGAACCGACCAAGAAGTCACCAGGATTTGGCGCAATGGCAGCACTCGCAGGCCTCGGAGCAGTAGCATTCTTTGCACTGCGCCGGAACTAA